Proteins encoded in a region of the Isoalcanivorax pacificus W11-5 genome:
- the ilvA gene encoding threonine ammonia-lyase, biosynthetic: MPDRYVKKILQARVYDVAIESPLDDAPLISRRIGNRVLLKREDLQPVFSFKLRGAYNMISRLSPEARERGVICASAGNHAQGVALAAKALGLKAVIVMPRTTPDIKVRSVREHGGKAVLFGDSFDEALAHARELQEKEQLTFVHPYDDPDVIAGQGTIGMEILRQQTAPLDAVFLPVGGGGLAAGVAAYIKYVRPEVRIIAVEPEDAACLKAAMEKKRRVELPEVGLFADGVAVRQIGKETFRVLRQCVDEVITCTTDEICAAIKDSFEDTRSIAEPAGALALAGLKKWVQANDVQGQTLVAVHSGANVNFDRLRHIAERAELGEQREAILAVTIPERPGSFRQFCQTLGRRAITEFNYRYRDASAATVFVGVQIRPGTDDLPSLIEALEEKGYPVLDMTQNEMAKLHIRYMVGGHTPVTDTSEALYRVEFPERPGALLKFLMSLGGRWNISLFHYRNHGAAYGRVLVGFQVPKGERKLLKKDLQAVPYPMVEESDNPAYRLFLS, from the coding sequence CGATGCGCCGCTGATTTCCCGCCGCATCGGCAACCGCGTGCTGCTCAAGCGCGAGGATCTGCAGCCGGTGTTCTCGTTCAAGCTGCGCGGCGCTTACAACATGATCTCGCGGCTGTCGCCGGAGGCCCGCGAGCGTGGCGTCATCTGTGCCTCGGCCGGCAACCATGCCCAGGGTGTGGCGCTGGCCGCCAAGGCGCTGGGGCTGAAGGCGGTGATCGTGATGCCGCGCACCACGCCCGACATCAAGGTGCGTTCCGTGCGCGAGCACGGCGGCAAGGCGGTGCTGTTTGGAGACAGCTTTGATGAAGCGCTGGCCCATGCGCGTGAGTTGCAGGAGAAAGAGCAGCTCACCTTCGTGCACCCCTACGACGATCCGGACGTGATCGCCGGCCAGGGCACCATCGGCATGGAAATCCTGCGCCAGCAGACCGCCCCGCTGGATGCCGTGTTCCTGCCGGTGGGCGGCGGCGGCCTGGCTGCCGGCGTGGCGGCCTACATCAAATATGTGCGACCGGAAGTGCGCATCATTGCGGTGGAGCCGGAAGATGCTGCCTGCCTGAAGGCTGCGATGGAGAAAAAGCGCCGGGTTGAACTGCCGGAAGTGGGCCTGTTTGCCGATGGTGTGGCGGTCCGCCAGATCGGCAAGGAAACCTTTCGCGTACTGCGCCAGTGCGTCGATGAAGTGATCACCTGCACGACGGATGAAATCTGCGCGGCCATCAAGGATTCCTTCGAGGATACCCGCTCGATTGCCGAACCGGCCGGCGCCCTGGCGCTGGCCGGCCTGAAGAAATGGGTGCAGGCGAATGATGTGCAGGGACAGACGCTGGTGGCTGTGCACAGTGGCGCCAACGTGAACTTCGACCGTCTGCGGCATATCGCCGAACGTGCCGAGTTGGGTGAGCAGCGCGAAGCCATCCTGGCGGTGACCATTCCCGAACGCCCGGGCAGCTTCCGTCAGTTCTGCCAGACCCTCGGGCGGCGCGCGATCACCGAATTCAATTACCGTTACCGCGATGCCTCCGCGGCCACCGTGTTTGTCGGCGTGCAGATTCGCCCCGGCACCGACGATCTGCCATCACTGATCGAGGCGCTGGAGGAAAAAGGGTATCCGGTGCTGGACATGACCCAGAACGAAATGGCCAAGCTGCATATCCGCTACATGGTCGGTGGCCATACGCCGGTGACCGATACCAGTGAAGCGCTGTACCGGGTGGAATTCCCGGAGCGGCCCGGCGCCCTGCTGAAGTTTCTGATGTCGCTGGGTGGGCGCTGGAATATCAGTCTGTTCCACTACCGCAACCATGGTGCCGCCTACGGGCGAGTGCTGGTCGGCTTCCAGGTGCCCAAAGGCGAGCGCAAGTTGCTCAAGAAGGATCTTCAGGCAGTTCCCTACCCCATGGTCGAGGAATCGGATAACCCGGCCTACCGCCTTTTCCTTAGCTGA